In Bradyrhizobium sp. 200, the sequence CTCGCGACCATCCTGCCACCGGACGGCGAGCCTTGGGCATCCGTCTCGGCGCGGTCACTGCGCTGCATCGGCCAATGGCTCGACCGTCATCCGCAAGCGCTGATCCTGTTCGTCTGCCACGATGCCGTGATGCAGGCGATATCGGAAGCGCTGTGCAGGACCTGGTTCAAGAATCAGTACGGCACACCGTTCAAATTCGAGCGCGCTGGCGATGTGTGGACTGTCGGTGAGGTAGGTTAGTGACGCTCCACATCCGGTGTCGTCCCAGCGAACGCAGGGAGGACAGCGTTTTTTAGTTTCCCTAAGTCCTGCCCTGCCCGCGCATAAAGTCGAAGTCGCAGCCTTCGTCGGCTTGCAGGATCGTCTCGTTGAACAAATGCGCGTAGCCGCGCCTGGCCCATTCGGGCGTAACCGCCGGCGCGAGCGCCGCACGGCGCTTCGCCAGCTCCGTCTCGTCGACCAGAAGATCGATGCTGCGTTTCGCGACATCGAGGCGGACCATGTCGCCGTTCCTGACGAGTGCCAGCGGACCGCCCACCGCGGATTCCGGCGTGATGTGCAGCACGATGGTGCCGAACGCGGTCCCGCTCATGCGCGCGTCCGATATCCGCACCATGTCCTTGACGCCGCCGCGCGCGAGCTTTTTCGGGATCGGCAGATAGCCCGCCTCCGGCATGCCGGGTGCGCCCTTGGGGCCGGCATTGCGCAGCACCAGCACGTCGTCGGCGTTGACGTCGAGATCGGGATCGTCGACCCGCAGCGTCATGTCCTCGACGGATTCGAACACCACGGCGCGGCCGGTATGCTGCAGCAGTTTCGGGCTTGCCGCCGATTGCTTGATGACGGCTCCGCGCGGCGCAAGGTTGCCGTGCAGCACTGCCATCGCGCCTTCTGACTTGATCGGATTGTCGCGCGGGCGGATGGCGTCCTGTCCCGGCACCTCCTCGGCGTCGGCGACGACATCGCGCAGCGTTTGCCCCGTAATGGTTTTGGCATCGAGGTCGATAAGATCGCCGAGCTGCACCATCAGTTTGGGCACGCCGCCGGCATGATGGAAATGCTCCATGTAATGCTCGCCCGAGGGTTTCAGGTCGATCAGCACTGGCACCTCGCGGCCGAGCTTGTCGAACGCTTCGAGATCGACGCGGTGCCTGGTGCGGTTGGCGATAGCCGTCAGATGAATGAGGCCGTTGGTCGAGCCGCCGATCGCCTGCAGCACCACCTGCGCGTTCCGGAATGAGGCCGGGGTCAGCAGTTCGCTCGGCTTTGGCCCCTTCGCCTTGGCCATCGCAGCCGCCACCCTGCCGCTCGCTTCCGCCGAGCGGAAGCGCTCGGCATGCGGCGCCGGGATCGTCGCACTCATCGGCAGCGACAGGCCGAGTGCCTCGGTGATGCACGCCATGGTCGAGGCGGTGCCCATCACCATGCAGGTGCCGACGGACGGCGCAAGCCGGCCGTTGACGGCTTCGATCTCGACGTCGTCGATTTCGCCCGCGCGATATTTCGCCCAAAGCCGCCGGCAATCGGTGCAGGCCCCCAGCACCTCGCCCTTGTGATGCCCAACCACCATCGGCCCGACAGGAATGACGACCGTCGGCAGATCGGCAGAGACCGCGGCCATGATCTGCGCCGGCAAGGTCTTGTCGCAGCCGCCGATCACGATCACGGCGTCCATCGGCTGCGCGCGGATCATCTCCTCGGTGTCCATCGCCATCAGATTGCGCAGATACATCGAGGTCGGAAATGCAAAGCTTTCGGCGATCGAGATGGTCGGAAACACCATCGGCATCGCGCCAGACAGCATCACGCCGCGCTTCACCGCTTCGATGATCTGCGGAACGTTGCCGTGACAGGGATTGTAGTCGCTATAGGTATTGGTGATGCCGACGATCGGCCTGCTCAGCGCATCGTCCGAGTAACCCATCGCCTTGATGAAGGCCTTGCGCAGGAACAGCGAGAAGCCAGCGTCGCCATAACTCGTCAGTCCCTTGCGAAGTCCGTCGACCATTTTTTCTTCCTGTCGTTGTTCGTGGGCACTTAAGGAGTCCACCAGATTATTGTCAATATTTGATTATTCGGCGCCAATCAGTGAAATTCAAACAGTGATAATGCAGCATTATTGACAATAGAGCAGGTGCATGCTGATTTCCTGCCATGACCGGAACCGCGCGCACCGCAGGACAATCTCGAGACCTTGCGTCTGGTCGAGGATTGCTATCGGCTGTCGGGCTGGGCGGCCCTGCGATGAAGCCGCAGCAATCGCTGGCCGAAATTTCCGCGCCAACGCGCGAGGAGGAACAAGCGGAGGTCATCCGCCGGCTCGAGGAGGACATCATCTTCGGCCGCTTCGCGCCAGGTTTGCGGCTGGTCGAGGACACGCTGATGCAGCGCTACGGCGCCAGCCGGCATTTCGTGCGGCAGGCGCTGTTCCAGCTCGAACGCCAGGGCATCGTGCTGCGCGAGAAAAACATCGGCGCCACGGTGCGGTTCTATTCGGCCGAGGAGGTGCACCAGATCTACGAGGTGCGTGAAATGCTGACGCGGCAGGCGACGCTGATGATCGCACTCCCCGCCCCCGCCCGCCTGATCGAGCAGTTGAACGAATTGCAGCGGCAATACTGCGCCAGGGCCGACGCGCAGGATCTGCGCGGCATCCACGAGGCCAACGACGCCTTTCACGTCGCGCTGTTCTCGGCCTGCGGCAACCCGTATCTGGTGCGCTCGCTGCAGGACTACATGAACCTGACGCTGCCGATGCGCGCCAAGAATCTCGCCGGCAAGGAGGGACTGGCGCTATCCCGCCGCCAGCACGAACTGATGATCGAGCTGTTGAAGGGCCGCGACAGTTGGGCGCTGGCGCAGCTCTGCGTCGATCACATGCAGTACAGCAAGTCGGACTATCTCGACCGCATCGCCGAGGATGAGAGCAAGCGCTAGCGCTTGCTCCAGTCTACGATCCGGCCTTCGTCGCCGTCGAACTCCATGCTGCAGAACGTACCGCCCTGGTAGTAGTCGCCGACCGGGTCCGGCTTGAGCTTGGCCTGCTCGGCCATCGCGTGTTCACGGAAATCTTCTCCGCGGCCGGTCGGCCGATAGCCGAGCTCGTAGGCGCGATGATTGTCCCACCAGGCACGCTCGTTGTAGGAGGCGCCGTAGAAGATCTCGAAATGGATATCAGGATGATCGAGCCCGATGCAGCAGAGTTGCAACAGATCCTCCGGCTTCAGCCAGATCGACAGGCGGCGATGATCGAGCGGCATCTCGCCGAAATTGCCGATCCGCAGACAGGTGACGCCGAGCCCGTGCTTGTCAGCATAGAGCGCGCCGACCGCCTCGCCGAACACCTTGCTGACGCCGTAGCGGCTGTCGGGGCGCGCGGTGACGTCGGTGCCGATGCGGTGATGGCGCGGGTAGAAGCCGACGGCATGGTTCGATGAGGCGAACACCACGCGCTTGACGCCCTTCTTGCGTGCCGCCTCGAACAAATTGTAGCCGCCGATGATGTTGGACTGCAGGATCTGGTCCCAGGGGCCTTCGACCGAGTAGCCGCCGAAATGCAAGATGCCGTCGACGCCTTCGCAGATCGCCTCGACCTGGGCGAGATCGGCGAGATCGGCCGCCTTGAACCTTTCGTCCTTGCCGAGATCGGCCGGCGTCTTCAGATCGCTCAGCAGCAGGTCCGGATAGATCGGCGGCAACAGCTTGCGCAGGCTCGTGCCGATCCCGCCGGCGGCGCCGGTCATCAATATGCGTGGCATTTCGTTCCTCTTATCTCTCGACCGATTTGCGGTCATTAGCCGACGATGATAGCAAATCCAACTGTCAGGGAAACGCAACAACGAGAACAGCAAATGTCCGATGCAGCATCGCATTCAGCCGGTTGGCGCCCGGCGACCCATTACCCCGATCCGGCCATCCGTGCACTCGATCCGCGCTTCGAGAAATATTGGCTCAAGCTGTCGGCGGTGGAGCGGCTGACCACCGGGCTGCGCTGGGCCGAAGGCCCGGTGTGGTTCGGCGACGGGCGGTATCTCCTGTGCAGCGACATTCCGAACCAGCGCATCCTCAAATGGGAAGAGGAGACCGGCGCGGTCAGCATCTTCCGCAAGCCGTCGAATTTCGCCAACGGCAACACCCGCGACCGGCAGGGACGACTGGTCACCTGCGAGCATGGCGGCCGGCGCGTCACCCGCACCGAGTATGACGGATCGATCACGGTGCTGATGGACTCCTTCGATGGCAAGCGGCTCAACTCGCCGAACGACGTGGTCGTGAAATCCGACGGCTCGATCTGGTTCACCGATCCGGTGTTCGGCCTGCTCGGCAATTACGAGGGCTACAAGGCCGAGCCCGAGATCGACATGAATGTCTACCGGGTCGATGGCGCGACCGGCAAAGCCACCATCGTCGCCGAGGGCGTGCTTGGGCCGAACGGGCTCGCCTTCTCGCCGGATGAGAAAATCCTCTATGTCATCGAGTCCCGAGGCGTGCCCAACCGCAAGATCCTCGCCTATGACGTCTCGCCTTCCGGCGACAAGCTTTCGAACAAGCGCGTGTTTGTCGACGCCGGACCCGGCACGCCGGACGGTTTTCGAGTCGACATCGACGGCAATCTATGGTGCGGCTGGGGCATGGGCGATCCCGAACTAGACGGCGTCGTGGTGTTCGCCCCCGACGGCGTCATGATCGGCCGCATCGCGCTACCCGAGCGTTGCGCCAATCTCTGCTTCGGCGGCTTGAAGCGCAACCGCCTGTTCATGGCCGCGAGCCAGTCGATCTACGCACTCTACGTGAACACGCAGGGCGCGCCGGGTGGCTGACGTAAGGGCGAGCCTTCAGCAGTTTTGCTATCGTTCCTCGGAAAGCTTCACCTTGCTGCCACGCTTGAGCTTCGCGGCAAGCTTCTCGGAAATCGAGGCGCCAAAGTGTCCCTGCGGCGATGACGGCGGAACATCGTCGCGGGCCTCCCATTGGGAAATCTTCAGCTTCGCTTTCTCGAAGGCCCCTTCGAGCGACACGCCCTCGCCGAGGCTTAGATTGAAGAAGGCGTCCCCGAAATAGGTCCACTCGCGCTCGTTGGAACAGCCGAATGATGCACTGTTTTCATCTGCGGCTGTCAGGACAATGCTGTTTGGGGACGCGAGAGGCTTGACGAAGACGCCGGAATAGCAGGCCGAAACGATCACCACGCGATTGCGGATACCCTCACGGTCGAGAATGGAAGCCACATGATCTGGCCCGAGCACGGCACTGACCGCTTCCCCGAGTTCGAGTCCGACGCCCGTCGGCCCGCCATGTGAGGTGATGAAGACCACCAGGACGTCTTCGTCCCTGTTCATGACCCCGGCCACCGCCCGGACCGCGGCGGCAAAGTTCGTGCGGCTGGCTACCGGCGAGATTTCAAGCGTATCGCGGTGGTTGACGAGCCGGATCGCGCCGCGGTCCAGGTCGAGCGACCTGTTCAGGGCCGACAGGCCGCCGTTCAATTCCTTGATGAAGACGTCCTGGCTGGACCAGCCGGCAATCCCGATCGCATAGATATCCGTCATGCCTTTTCGCTCCGGCAGAAGCTTTTTCATCTCCGCTTCGAGAAGACGCGGCTGCGACAGCTCGACAGCAGCGACATCGATTGGAGGCGCCTCGTCAGCATCAGGTTTGAAGAACTTTGCGTGACCCCACTCCCAGACATTATAGGACGACAGCTTGAAATCGCTGCCGACGAATGTCGGAAATGCCGGCAAGGCAGCGATCGCCATTGCCGCCACCACGGACAACCAAAACGCCCGGAAGATTGGACTCTGATAGGGGCTGATGCCGGCGCCCCGGAAAATCGCGGCAACGGCGCCGATCCACCAGGCCATGACAATCAGCACGGCAAGGACCAGTTTGTCCGTTCCGGTCCAGAAGCCCGGCATCAGGTTGGGAAACTGAAACTGAAATGGAAATCGGACTGCGGCGATCGCCATCCACTCGAGGAGCACAGTGAGACCGGCAAGTTGGGCAAGGACGATCGCGCGATCCCGGGAGACGAACAGCAGCGCCACCGCGACAAAAATCGCCATCGCAGCGATGATCGAGTTGACGCCGTAGAGGCTGAAGCTCGCCGCGCCATCGATGACGAGATACTGGCGCGCAGCTTCGGACGCCATTGCCATGGCGACAAAGACAAGCATGGTGCGAATGGAGAGCGGACGGTCAGCCGCGGTGCTCTTCCAAAGCGCCGCGCGCAGCGTCGCGCGTATGACCCAAAGGGAATTCTTCATTTCACCCGACCAACCGAAAGCTCAACTGACGCGGGCGATAGTGGCGGCAGAAGACGAAGGATTGATTGACCCAACCGACGAAATTCATTCAAACTGCAGGATTTCGCAGCACCACCCTGCAGTTGCGCACGTTCCTCGCCTTTTGCGCAGGCTTGCATTAACCACCTGCGCGGTTCCCGCCAATGTCTGGCGCATCGATGTCGGACCGGCAAAGCCCGCCATAGTCACGGAGGGCATGCCCTGCCGAACCGGCTGAGTTCGCCGCTTCACCCCTTCTTTTCCTGCGCGGCGGCGGTCTGCTTGGCAAGCGCATCTTCAAACGCCTTCTCCAGCGTCTCGGAGTAGGCGTTGAACTCGCCGGGATTGACGAACGGGTTGGGTCCGCCTTCGGCGAGCTTGGCGCGCTTCTCCGCCATCTTGTACATCTCCGGATGCGGTGCGAGCAGCACATCCACCTTCATGTCCTTGGCCCGCGCAAACGTCTTCCTGTAATCGGTAACGATTCCCGAATAGGTCGGGTTGGTGACGAGGCGGTTCAGCGCCACGGTGCCGCTGCAGAAGATGAGGACGGAGCGCATCGCATCGCCATCCTTCACCGAGAACGCCCAGCTCGTGCAACCCGGCGAATGGCCGGGGGTTTCATGGGCGGTCAGCGTTACATCAGCCACGGTCACCTTGTCGCCTTCACGCACCGTGCGATCCACCTTCACCGGCGGAAACGCCAGCGCGGTGTCTTCCTTCGCGCCCGGATAGTAGCCGCCTTCGAGCAGCGGCTTGTCGGCTTCGCCGGCGACCATCTGGGCGCCGCCGGCCTGCTTCATCTCGGCAAGGCCGCCGGTGTGATCGATATGCGCGTGGGTATTGAGGAGATATTTGATGTCGGCGATCTTGAAGCCGAGTTTCTCGATGCTTGCCTTGATCTGCGAGGTTGCTTCCGGCATCACCGTATCCACCAGGATATGGCCCTGCGGCGACGTGATCAGGTAGGACGCCAGTCCGTCGGTTCCGACATAATAGACGTTGCCGATCATCTTGAACGGCTCGGTCGGCGCGTTCCACTTCACCTTGAGGGTATCGAGCAGATCCTTGACGGTCTGGGCCTGCACTGTCCCGGCAAGCGGCAGCAGCGCGACGAGCGCAACGACGATTTTCTTCATGGCATCCTCCGTCTTTTCTTGTTGCGTCGTCGCCGTGTCGGGTTCCGCATCGATGTGAGTTTTAGCTTGACAATGATTCTGGTCAAAAAAATGCCGGCCGCTTTTCAGCAACCGGCATCTTTCACGAACGGCGCGAGCGCCGCATCGATTTATGCGGCGTTGTAACCGGCGACGGCCTTCACCTCGAGATATTCCTCGAGGCCGTACTTGCCCCACTCGCGGCCGTTGCCGGACTGCTTGTAGCCGCCGAACGGCGCAGTGCGGTCGTTCGGCACGCCCTGCAGGTTGATGTTGCCGGCGCGGATCTGGCGGGCCACACGGCGCGCGCTTTCAACGGTGTCGCCGGTGACGTAGCCGGCGAGACCATAGGGCGTGTCGTTGGCAATCTTCACCGCTTCGGCTTCATCCTTGGCGCCGAGGATCGTGAGTATGGGTCCGAAGATTTCCTCCCGCGCAATCGTCATGTCGTTGGTGACGTCGGCGAAGATGGTCGGGCGGACGTAGAAGCCCTTGTTGACGCCCTCGGGGAGACCGGGACCGCCGGCCACGAGGGTAGCGCCTTCGTCGATGCCCTTCTTGATCAGCGCCTGGATCTTGTCCCACTGGATGCGCGACACGACGGGGCCGATGGTGGTGCCTTCGGCGCGGGGATCGCCGGCCTTGGTCTTGTCGGCGACACCCTTCGCGATGGCGGCGACTTCCTTCATCTTCGACAGCGGCACGATCATCCGCGACGGTGCGTTGCACGACTGTCCGGAGTTATTGAACATGTGCATCACGCCGCCGGTGACGGCCTTGGTGAGGTCGGCGCCTTCGAGGATGACGTTCGGCGACTTGCCGCCCAGTTCCTGGCTGACGCGCTTCACGGTCGGGGCCGCACGCTTGGCGACATCGACGCCGGCGCGGGTCGAGCCGGTGAACGAGATCATGTCGATATCGGGGTGCTCGCTCATGGCGGCGCCGACTTCCGGGCCGAGACCGTTCACGAGGTTGAACACGCCCTTCGGCACGCCGGCTTCATGGAGGATTTCCGCGAAAATCAGCGCCGAGGTCGGCGTGAATTCCGAGGGCTTGAGGATCATGGTGCAGCCGGCGGCGAGCGCGGGCGCGACCTTGCAGGCGATCTGGTTGAGCGGCCAGTTCCAGGGCGTGATCATGCCGATGACGCCGACCGGCTCGCGCACGACGACGGCTGAACCGATCGTCTCTTCGAAGTGATAATTTTTGAGGACTTCCAAAGTGGAAGCGATGTGACCGAGGCCGGCGCCGGCCTGCAGGCGTTCGGCCATCGGCAGCGGCGCACCCATTTCATCGGAGACGGCCGCGCCGATTTCCTTCATGCGACCCTTGTAGACCTCGATGATCTTTTCCAAGAGCGCAATGCGCTCCTCGCGGCTGGTCTGCGAATAGGTCACGAAGGCGCGCTTGGCGGCGGCAACGGCCTTGTCGAGGTCGGCCTTGGAGCCGAGCGCAACTTCGTACATCGCTTCTTCGGTCGCCGGGTTGACGACGGGGGTGGACTTCTTGACGGCCGGATCGACCCAGGCGCCATCGATGTAGAATTGCATGCGATTGACCATCGGAAACCTCTTTATCTCGGAGCAATGGAGGAGGAACGGAAGCGTTCGGCAGGCATCCTTGCACGAAAGCCAGGGCAAATGAACCCGCCATATGCGGGGTGCCGCGATGCGGCAGGCGCTGGATATAAGGACAGGGGGACGGAGGTGGCAAGGTGTGACCTATCGCTATCTGCCCGAGCGGAGAGACCCCCACCCCGGCCCTCCCCCGCACGCGGGAGAGGGAGACGTTCGCCGCGAATAGCGAGTCAAATTCAACGCAGCTTCTAGACGCAACTCCTGTCAACTCCATGCGCGATTGCCGCCAAGTCCCGAACTGCGCTCCCTCTCCCGCGCTTGCGGGGGAGGGTTGGGGTGGGGGTAGCGCGGCATCGGAAGTTTCCGCATCAGCACCTCACACCGCCATCTTGCGGTGCCGCACCGGTGCCCCCACGGTCAGGCTTTCCGCCGCGTCGATGATGGCGTTGGCGTCGATGCCGTAGTGGCGGTAGAGGTCGCCGATGGTACCGGTCTGACCGAACTGCTCGACGCCGAGCGCCTCGAGGCGGTTTCCACGCACGCTGCCGAGCCAGCCCAGCGCCGCCGGATGACCGTCGATCACGGTCACGATGCCGCAGTCGCGCGGCAACGGCGCCAGCAGCTTTTCGACATGGCTGAGATACTGGATGCCACGGCGTTCGCGCCGCAAATTCCGCGTAGCGGACCATCCGGCATGCAGCCGGTCGGCGGAGGTTACCGCCAGTAAACCGACATCGCGGTGGCTTTCTCCGATGAAGCCCACGGCCTCGATCGCCTCCGGCGCCACCGCGCCGGTATAGGCGATCACGATGTCGCAGTTCGGCCCCGGCTCGCGCAGCCAGTAGGCGCCCTCGGTGATATCTCGCTGCAGCTCCGGTGCCATGATCCGCTGCGGCTGGTCCAGCGTGCGGGTCGATAGCCGCAAGTACACGGAACCACCCTCGCCGGCTTCGCGCTGCATGTGGCGAAACCCCCACCCCATGATCACGGCAAGTTCATCGACAAAGGCCGGCTCGAACGAGGCCAGCCCATCCTGCGCCATGCCGATCAGGGGCGTGGCGATCGACTGGTGCGCGCCGCCTTCCGGCGCCAGCGTGATGCCCGACGGCGTCGCCACCACCATGAAGCGGGCGTCCTGATAGCAGGCATAGTTCAGCGCATCGAGGCCGCGCTCGATGAAGGGATCGTACAGCGTGCCGACCGGCAGCAGCCGCTCGCCGTTGATCTGATGCGACAGGCCGAGTGCCGAGAGCATGATGAACAGATTCATCTCGGCGATGCCGAGTTCGAGATGCTGGCCCTTCGGCGAATAGTCCCAGTTGAAGGTTGACGGAATTTTCTCCTGCCGGAACAGGTCGTGGTTCTCGGCCTTGGCGAACAGCCCGCGGCGGTTGACCCAGGCGCCGAGATTGGTCGAGACGGTGACATCAGGCGACGCGGTCACGATCCGCGCGGCCAGTTCGCTATCGCCGCGTGCGAGCTCATTGAGCACCAGCCCAAAACCCTGCTGCGTCGACATCTGCGCCGCCGGCTTGAAGGTGAGCTGTTGCGGAACGTCAATCACGGGCGCGGTTAGACGGCGGCGGCCTTCCTGGTTGAAGGGCGCGGCGGCGAGAAACGCTTCGAGTTCTGCCGGCGGTTGCGACAGGCCTTCGAACTTGTCCCATTCATATCCAGGGCGGATGTTCTGCGCACCGCGCCACTTCTCCATCTGCGCGACCGTCATCAGGCCCGCGTGGTTGTCCTTGTGGCCCTGCATTGGCAGGCCGACGCCCTTGATGGTGTAGGCGATGAAGCAGACCGGGCGATCGTGATCGATCGCCTCGAAGGCTTCGATCATGCTGGCCATGTCATGGCCGCCGAGATTGGACATCAGCGCCAGCAGTTCGTCATCGCTGCGCCGGTCGATCAGTTGCGACACCTGCCCCTGATCGCCGATGTCGTCTTGCAGATGCCTGCGGAAGGCGGCCCCGCCCTGGAAGCACAGCGCCGCATACATCTGGTTCGGGCAATTATCGATCCAGCGCTTCAGCGCCTCGCCGCCGGGTTCGGCGAACGCCGCCTGCATCAGGCGGCCGTATTTCACGATCACCACCTCCCAGCCGAAATTGCGGAACATGGATTCGAACTTCGCCCACAGCCCTTCGCGCACGACGGCATCGAGGCTCTGGCGGTTGTAATCGACGATCCACCAGGTGTTGCGCAGCGCATGCTTCCAGCCTTCCAGCAGCGCCTCGAAGATGTTGCCCTCGTCCATCTCGGCGTCGCCGACGAGCGCGATCATCCGCCCTTCGGGCCGATCCTTCATCCAGCCATGCGCGGTGACGTAGTCCTGCACCAGCGACGAGAACAGGGTTTGCGCGACGCCTAGACCGACCGAGCCGGTTGAGAAATCGACGTCGTCGGCATCCTTGGTGCGCGAGGGATAGGATTGCGCGCCCTTGTAGCCGCGGAAATTCTCCAGCTTCTCGCGGGTCTGGTGGCCGAACAGATACTGGATGGCGTGAAACACCGGGCTTGCATGAGGCTTCACCGCGACGCGGTCCTGCGGACGGAGCACTGAGAAATAAAGCGCGGACATGATGTTGGCGAGCGAGGCGGACGAGGCCTGATGGCCGCCGACCTTCAGCCCGTCGGCATTGGACCTGACGTGATTGGCGTGATGGATCGTCCACGACGACAGCCAGAGAACTTTGCGTGCCAGCGCGGACAGCAGTTCCAGGCGTGCGAGCTCGATGGACATGGCCATGCTCCGGACAGGGTCAGTATGCGCCGATTTTAGCGGGCGTGCCGACGCCATACTTCTCAATTTCCTGCGACATACCGCCCAATATTGGGATAAAATACCACAATCTGCCTCCAAATCGCGAGTTCATACCAATGGTTACCCTCGACGCCATCGACCGCAAGATCCTCGGCCTGCTGCAGACCGACGGCCGCATCACCATGCAGGAACTCGCCGACAAGGTCGGCCTCTCGGTGTCACCCTGCCATCGCCGGGTCAGGCTTCTGGAAGAGCGCGGCGTCATCTCGCGCTACATCGCAACCGTCGATCAGAAATCGCTCGGGCTCCATGTCAGCGTCTTCATTTCGATCAAGCTGGCGCGGCAGAAGGAAGAAGACCTCAACCGGTTTGCGAAAGCGATTTCGAAATGGGACGAGGTGCTGGAATGCTATCTGATGACGGGTAACCGCGATTATCTTCTGCGCGTCGTCGCCGCCGACCTCTCCTCCTACGAAGCGTTCCTGAAAAACAAGCTGACACGGCTCGACGGCATCGCCTCGATCGAGTCGAGCTTTGCGCTGAGCCAGGTGAAATATTCGATCGCGCTGCCGGTGTGACACAACGCTCTCCACGTCATTGCGAGCGTAGCGAAGCAATCCATTCTTCCCTTGTGTAGTGAGATGGATTGCTTCGCTTCGCTCGCAATGACGGCGTCGAACATCGAACGTAAATCCACGATCTCGCGGCACGATGTACCCGAGTTTTTGCATCTTCGTTTGCCCTCTTTGAGAACAGAGGGCGCAGGGAAGACCGGGTGCTTGCTGCACCCGCGGTCTCGCGTGCGATTTGCGCAAACAAAACTGCACACGAGCATACAGGGCAGCGGGAGCATTCCGGCCTTCCCTGCGCAATGGCTTTACGACTTACTTCGTGCTCTCCCCGGTGAACGGCTTTCTTGCCACCGTCGCCGGCAGAAGCTCACATCTGCCAACTTAGCGCCAGCACCGCGGCGTCAGGACCACACGACTTCGCCGTACGCTTGAGCCACACACGTCAGTCGCAGCTCTCGCGTCCATCGCATCTCACCGCACGTTCGTGACGATGGCCAACGCCCCTCATCTGCCGTGAGACGGGCGGAGTTATGCGCGTGATTTGGGTGAGAACGAAAGCAGAATATTTTTGCAGGAAGGGCTGGACAGGTTTTAGGTGATTTGCCCGACAAGTGAAATCGGCAAGTAGCGGGGCAGAGATCGAGCAAAGCCCGGATGTCGCTTTGCTCATCCGGGCTACGAACTGCGCAGGTGGTGCGCCTTACCCTATCCACGTCATTGCGAGCCACCCGGTCGGCGCGCAGCGCCGCCGGATGACAGGCTCCGCGAAGCAATCCATAGCGCGGCTTGCTGAGACGTGGATTGCTTCGCTGCGCTCGCAATGACGGTTGTGGCGGCGGGAAGCCGGCCCCTGCCGGCTTGCAATTGCGGCATGTTCAATCCACCTTCCCAAGGGGCGGTATATCAGCGGCGGTATATCGAATTGGAACGGTTGGACGATCTCGAAGCATTTCTGGCTGTTATCGAGAAGGGCAGCCAGGCGGCGGCCTCGCGTCATCTTCGGCGTCCGTTGCAGTCGCTGAACCGGTCGCTGATGGCGCTGGAGCGCGCCCTTGGCGTCGAACTCGTAAAGCGCACCACGCGGCGATCGGAACCGACGGAAGCCGGGCGGATGTTCTACGAGCGCATCAAGCCGGCGGTTGCGGCGATCATCGAAGCGCGGGCCGAG encodes:
- a CDS encoding aldehyde dehydrogenase family protein; translated protein: MVNRMQFYIDGAWVDPAVKKSTPVVNPATEEAMYEVALGSKADLDKAVAAAKRAFVTYSQTSREERIALLEKIIEVYKGRMKEIGAAVSDEMGAPLPMAERLQAGAGLGHIASTLEVLKNYHFEETIGSAVVVREPVGVIGMITPWNWPLNQIACKVAPALAAGCTMILKPSEFTPTSALIFAEILHEAGVPKGVFNLVNGLGPEVGAAMSEHPDIDMISFTGSTRAGVDVAKRAAPTVKRVSQELGGKSPNVILEGADLTKAVTGGVMHMFNNSGQSCNAPSRMIVPLSKMKEVAAIAKGVADKTKAGDPRAEGTTIGPVVSRIQWDKIQALIKKGIDEGATLVAGGPGLPEGVNKGFYVRPTIFADVTNDMTIAREEIFGPILTILGAKDEAEAVKIANDTPYGLAGYVTGDTVESARRVARQIRAGNINLQGVPNDRTAPFGGYKQSGNGREWGKYGLEEYLEVKAVAGYNAA
- a CDS encoding Lrp/AsnC family transcriptional regulator, with translation MVTLDAIDRKILGLLQTDGRITMQELADKVGLSVSPCHRRVRLLEERGVISRYIATVDQKSLGLHVSVFISIKLARQKEEDLNRFAKAISKWDEVLECYLMTGNRDYLLRVVAADLSSYEAFLKNKLTRLDGIASIESSFALSQVKYSIALPV
- a CDS encoding transketolase; the protein is MSIELARLELLSALARKVLWLSSWTIHHANHVRSNADGLKVGGHQASSASLANIMSALYFSVLRPQDRVAVKPHASPVFHAIQYLFGHQTREKLENFRGYKGAQSYPSRTKDADDVDFSTGSVGLGVAQTLFSSLVQDYVTAHGWMKDRPEGRMIALVGDAEMDEGNIFEALLEGWKHALRNTWWIVDYNRQSLDAVVREGLWAKFESMFRNFGWEVVIVKYGRLMQAAFAEPGGEALKRWIDNCPNQMYAALCFQGGAAFRRHLQDDIGDQGQVSQLIDRRSDDELLALMSNLGGHDMASMIEAFEAIDHDRPVCFIAYTIKGVGLPMQGHKDNHAGLMTVAQMEKWRGAQNIRPGYEWDKFEGLSQPPAELEAFLAAAPFNQEGRRRLTAPVIDVPQQLTFKPAAQMSTQQGFGLVLNELARGDSELAARIVTASPDVTVSTNLGAWVNRRGLFAKAENHDLFRQEKIPSTFNWDYSPKGQHLELGIAEMNLFIMLSALGLSHQINGERLLPVGTLYDPFIERGLDALNYACYQDARFMVVATPSGITLAPEGGAHQSIATPLIGMAQDGLASFEPAFVDELAVIMGWGFRHMQREAGEGGSVYLRLSTRTLDQPQRIMAPELQRDITEGAYWLREPGPNCDIVIAYTGAVAPEAIEAVGFIGESHRDVGLLAVTSADRLHAGWSATRNLRRERRGIQYLSHVEKLLAPLPRDCGIVTVIDGHPAALGWLGSVRGNRLEALGVEQFGQTGTIGDLYRHYGIDANAIIDAAESLTVGAPVRHRKMAV